From a single Miscanthus floridulus cultivar M001 chromosome 8, ASM1932011v1, whole genome shotgun sequence genomic region:
- the LOC136470005 gene encoding uncharacterized protein, producing MTSNYRIEHINFYVADFNTTYHAILGQLALAKFMAIPHYAYLVLKMPSPIGVLALQANLSIAYACKTESLALTKATNLCIQMASVVTDAKIVPTNDLKILALEPPRASAKSKETKEVVLGLDDPTKTVKIKAHLDPK from the coding sequence ATGACCAGCAACTACCGcattgagcacatcaacttctacgtcgccgacttcaacaccacctaccatgccatacttggtcagctagctctggccaagttcatggccataccgcactatgcctatctggtgttgaagatgccttcgcctataggagtttTGGCCTtacaggccaacctctccattgcctatgcctgcaagacagagagtctcgccctcaccaaagccaccaacctctgcatccagatggctagcgtggtcactgaCGCCAAGATAGTTCCCACCAATGACCTCAAGATCCtagcgctggagcctcctcgtgcctccgccaagtccaaggaaacaaaggaggtcgtcctcggcctcgatgaccccaccaagactGTCAAGATAAAGgctcatctcgaccccaaataa